One region of Chanodichthys erythropterus isolate Z2021 chromosome 17, ASM2448905v1, whole genome shotgun sequence genomic DNA includes:
- the ankmy2a gene encoding ankyrin repeat and MYND domain-containing protein 2a, with protein MSTPKKGDLTDTEKELLQVIAAGNVQEASRLLGSKDVRVNCLDEYGMTPLMHAAYKGKADMCKLLLQHGADVNCNEHEHGYTALMFAGLSGKTDITWMMLDAGAETDAVNSVGRTAAQMAAFVGQHDCVTVINNFFSRARLDYYTKPQGLEKAPKLPPKLAGPLHKIIMSTNLNPVKIVMVVKENPLLMDVEALEKCRKVLELICEKCIKQQDMNEVLAMKMHYLSCVLQKCGSFLKDRQDKLDSLIKSLLKGRDSDGFPVFQEKFIRECIRKFPYCDATLLQQLVRSIAPVEIGSDPTALSVLTQAITGQVGFMDADFCTSCGEKGAEKRCSICKMVIYCGQACQKLHWFSHKKVCKILQEQREKHEADSASRLQKQAKAESDQALEETTGTMEELSISQSETTKSSDNQTEDVNSETVSVTAD; from the exons ATGTCTACACCAAAGAAAGGAGACCTGACTGACACAGAGAAAGAGCTGCTTCAGGTTATTGCTGCAG GTAATGTGCAAGAAGCCTCCAGACTGCTTGGATCCAAAGATGTCAGGGTCAACTGTCTGGATGAG TATGGCATGACCCCTCTCATGCACGCTGCATATAAGGGCAAAGCAGACATGTGCAAACTGTTGCTGCAGCACGGAGCAGACGTCAACTGCAACGAACATGAACATGGATACACCGCACTCATGTTTGCAGGACTCTCAG GAAAGACAGATATCACCTGGATGATGTTGGATGCTGGAGCCGAGACGGATGCAGTGAACTCAGTCGGCAGAACAGCAGCACAAATGGCTGCTTTTGTAG GGCAGCACGACTGTGTAACAGTTATCAATAACTTCTTCTCTCGAGCGAGGTTGGATTACTACACAAAACCACAGGGGCTGGAAAAGGCACCAAAACTCCCTCCTAAACTCGCTGGACCACTACACAAAATTATCATGAGTACCAACCTCAACCCTGTGAAG ATAGTGATGGTGGTGAAAGAAAACCCTCTGCTGATGGATGTGGAAGCACTTGAGAAGTGTCGCAAG GTTCTGGAGCTGATCTGTGAGAAGTGCATCAAACAGCAggatatgaatgaagtgttggCCATGAAGATGCACTACCTCAGCTGTGTGCTGCAGAAATGTGGCTCTTTCCTAAAAGATCGACAGGACAAGCTTGATAGCCTCATTAAGAG TCTTTTGAAAGGGCGAGACAGTGACGGCTTCCCGGTATTCCAGGAGAAGTTCATCCGGGAGTGCATTAGGAAATTTCCATACTGTGATGCCACATTACTGCAGCAGCTGGTCCGAAGTATCGCTCCAGTGGAAATT GGAAGTGACCCAACCGCTCTGTCGGTGCTCACCCAGGCCATCACGGGGCAGGTGGGCTTCATGGACGCAGACTTTTGCACATCCTGTGGTGAGAAAGGGGCAGAGAAACGATGCTCCATCTGCAAAATG GTGATCTACTGTGGCCAGGCCTGTCAGAAGCTGCACTGGTTCAGTCATAAGAAGGTCTGTAAGATATTACAGGAGCAGAGAGAGAAACATGAAGCTGATTCAGCATCACGACTACAGAAACAGGCCAAAG CTGAGAGTGATCAGGCATTGGAGGAGACGACCGGCACTATGGAGGAGCTCTCCATCAGTCAGAGTGAGACCACCAAATCTTCAGATAACCAAACCGAGGATGTTAACTCAGAGACAGTCTCTGTTACTGCAGACTGA